A region from the Variovorax sp. RKNM96 genome encodes:
- a CDS encoding YbdD/YjiX family protein encodes MALALPEAGRYFARSLKQSLRLMVGLPDYDAYLTHMAATHPDRPPMSYEAFFRERLEARYGAGKGRCC; translated from the coding sequence ATGGCCCTCGCACTGCCCGAAGCCGGCCGCTACTTCGCCCGTTCGCTCAAGCAGTCGCTGCGGCTGATGGTCGGCCTGCCCGACTACGACGCCTACCTGACCCACATGGCGGCCACCCATCCGGACCGGCCGCCGATGAGCTACGAGGCCTTCTTCCGCGAGCGGCTGGAGGCGCGGTACGGGGCGGGCAAAGGGCGTTGCTGCTAG
- a CDS encoding C40 family peptidase, whose amino-acid sequence MPDTTVPTQRSRVPLFRLLSMGVFLLMAGCASPPVSQRPSTVSNIPPLTTEQSNSITIHALGLVGTPYRYGGNTPDGGFDCSGLIGYVYRSSLGKVPPRTVARMASFGQPVAMSEIRSGDLVLFGNATPSHAGIYVGDGRFVHAPSTGGEVRLDRLDGVYWSRQPTQARRP is encoded by the coding sequence ATGCCCGACACCACCGTGCCAACGCAACGTTCCCGCGTGCCGCTGTTCCGCCTGCTTTCGATGGGCGTCTTCCTGCTGATGGCGGGCTGTGCGAGCCCACCCGTGTCGCAGAGACCATCTACCGTCTCCAACATCCCGCCGCTGACGACCGAGCAGTCCAACAGCATCACGATCCACGCGCTGGGCCTCGTCGGCACGCCGTACCGCTATGGCGGCAACACGCCCGACGGCGGCTTCGACTGCAGCGGGCTCATCGGCTATGTGTACCGCAGCAGCCTGGGGAAGGTGCCGCCGCGCACGGTGGCGCGCATGGCTTCGTTCGGCCAGCCTGTGGCGATGTCCGAGATCCGTTCCGGCGACCTCGTGCTCTTCGGCAATGCTACGCCGTCGCACGCGGGCATCTACGTCGGCGACGGGCGCTTCGTGCATGCGCCGTCGACCGGCGGCGAGGTGCGGCTCGACCGGCTCGATGGCGTCTATTGGTCGCGCCAGCCGACGCAGGCGCGGCGGCCCTGA
- a CDS encoding carbon starvation CstA family protein codes for MQTLRRHLVWLVVAVVGAFALGTVALTRGESVNALWVVAAAICTYLIAYRYYSLFIADKVLGLDGNRKTPAHRHNDGLDYVPTDKNVLFGHHFAAIAGAGPLVGPVLAAQMGYLPGLLWILAGVVFAGAVQDFIILFISTRRDGRSLGDLVKQEMGVVPGMIALFGTFMIMIIILAVLALIVVKALAESPWGTFTVAATIPVALFMGVYLRFIRPGRIGEVSLIGFVLLMLAIFGGQAVSQSAEWAPLFTFDGKALTWMLVGYGFIAASLPVWLLLAPRDYLSTFLKIGTIIALAIGIVFVMPTLQMPAITQFAQGNGPVWSGSLFPFLFITIACGAVSGFHALISSGTTPKMLDNERHARFIGYGGMLAESFVAVMALVAASCIEPGIYFAMNSPAALVGSTAQQAAQTISSWGFVITPEMLLQTAKDVGETTILGRAGGAPTLAVGMAHILHQVIGGQAMMAFWYHFAILFEALFILTAVDAGTRAGRFMLQDLLGSFVPALKRTDSLPANLVATALCVAAWGYFLYQGVVDPLGGINTLWPLFGISNQMLAAVALLLGVVVLFRMKRERYAWVAIAPAVWLLACTLTAGWQKIFSADPKIGFLSHAAKYTEGLANGVLVAPAKTPEAMSRIVFNDRLDAALCALFMFVVLSVLVYSIKACLAARAANRPTTQETPFEPAGASAAVAH; via the coding sequence ATGCAAACCCTCCGCCGCCACCTGGTGTGGCTGGTCGTGGCCGTGGTCGGCGCATTCGCGCTCGGCACCGTGGCCCTGACCCGTGGTGAAAGCGTCAACGCCCTCTGGGTGGTGGCCGCCGCGATCTGCACCTACCTGATCGCCTACCGCTACTACAGCCTTTTCATCGCCGACAAGGTGCTGGGGCTCGATGGCAACCGCAAGACGCCCGCGCACCGCCACAACGACGGACTGGACTACGTGCCGACCGACAAGAACGTGCTGTTCGGCCACCACTTCGCGGCCATCGCGGGTGCGGGTCCGCTGGTGGGCCCGGTGCTGGCGGCGCAGATGGGCTACCTGCCCGGCCTCTTGTGGATCCTGGCGGGCGTGGTGTTCGCGGGGGCCGTGCAGGACTTCATCATTCTCTTCATCTCCACGCGGCGCGACGGCCGCTCGCTGGGCGACCTCGTCAAGCAGGAGATGGGCGTGGTGCCCGGGATGATCGCGCTCTTCGGCACCTTCATGATCATGATCATCATCCTCGCGGTGCTGGCGCTGATCGTGGTGAAGGCGCTGGCCGAATCGCCGTGGGGCACCTTCACGGTGGCCGCGACGATTCCGGTGGCGCTCTTCATGGGCGTGTACCTGCGGTTCATTCGCCCGGGCCGCATCGGCGAGGTCTCGCTGATCGGCTTCGTGCTGCTCATGCTCGCCATCTTCGGCGGCCAGGCCGTGAGCCAGAGCGCCGAATGGGCACCGCTCTTCACCTTCGACGGCAAGGCGCTCACCTGGATGCTCGTGGGCTACGGCTTCATCGCCGCGAGCCTGCCGGTGTGGCTGCTGCTGGCGCCGCGCGACTACCTCTCGACCTTCCTGAAGATCGGCACGATCATCGCGCTGGCCATCGGCATCGTGTTCGTGATGCCGACGCTGCAGATGCCGGCCATCACACAGTTCGCGCAGGGCAACGGGCCGGTGTGGTCGGGCAGCTTGTTCCCGTTCCTCTTCATCACCATCGCGTGCGGCGCGGTGTCGGGCTTCCATGCGCTGATCTCCTCGGGCACCACGCCCAAGATGCTGGACAACGAGCGCCATGCGCGCTTCATCGGCTACGGCGGCATGCTGGCCGAATCGTTCGTCGCGGTGATGGCGCTGGTGGCGGCTTCGTGCATCGAGCCGGGCATCTACTTCGCGATGAACAGCCCGGCCGCGCTGGTCGGCAGCACCGCGCAGCAGGCCGCGCAGACCATCTCGAGCTGGGGCTTCGTGATCACGCCAGAGATGCTGCTGCAGACCGCCAAGGACGTGGGCGAGACCACCATCCTCGGCCGCGCCGGCGGCGCGCCGACGCTGGCCGTGGGCATGGCCCACATCCTCCACCAGGTGATCGGCGGGCAGGCCATGATGGCCTTCTGGTACCACTTCGCGATTTTGTTCGAGGCGCTGTTCATCCTCACGGCGGTGGACGCCGGCACGCGCGCGGGCCGCTTCATGCTGCAGGACTTGCTGGGCAGCTTCGTGCCCGCGCTCAAGCGCACCGATTCGCTGCCGGCGAACCTGGTTGCAACGGCGCTGTGCGTCGCGGCCTGGGGCTACTTCCTCTACCAGGGCGTGGTCGATCCGCTGGGCGGCATCAACACGTTGTGGCCGCTCTTCGGCATCTCCAACCAGATGCTCGCCGCCGTCGCGCTGCTGCTCGGCGTGGTGGTGCTGTTCCGCATGAAGCGCGAGCGCTATGCGTGGGTGGCCATCGCACCAGCCGTGTGGCTGTTGGCCTGCACGCTCACGGCAGGCTGGCAGAAGATCTTCTCGGCCGACCCGAAGATCGGCTTCCTCTCGCATGCCGCGAAGTACACCGAAGGCCTGGCCAACGGCGTGCTGGTGGCGCCGGCGAAGACGCCCGAGGCGATGTCGCGCATCGTCTTCAACGACCGGCTCGATGCGGCACTGTGCGCGCTCTTCATGTTCGTGGTGCTGAGCGTGCTGGTCTACAGCATCAAGGCCTGCCTCGCCGCGCGCGCGGCCAACCGGCCGACCACGCAGGAGACGCCGTTCGAGCCCGCTGGCGCGTCGGCTGCCGTGGCGCACTGA
- a CDS encoding glutamate carboxypeptidase, with protein MTFSKRPSLTKNRAPLRIACHGVVLACALLAGNAMAQKPHQGALDAATQQKDEALKLLERMVNIDSGSTVTDGLAKVREIAVEELRQLGARIETFPADPHPGSNVVATLTGQGKKKILILAHIDTVFKDGTAAAKPFYIKDGRAYGPGVMDNKGGVVAGLQALKVLQKIGFKDYGQITFLIDTNEEMGSVGTTALIERVAKQHDVALNLEPGRPADGLVVERKGSATALVEVKGLAAHAGVAPETGRNAAMEVAHQVLQLSKTADAAKKTTVNFTVLTANGATNVIPASASAKGDVRVATPDEFDRVEKDLIRISQNKLIPDTEVRVRLVRGLPPMPRSPASDKLVAMAEDIYAEIGKKLTIESSGGAADASLVAGVGVPVLDGFGIVGGGIHTPEEYAEVESVVPRVYLLSRMLMDLSAN; from the coding sequence ATGACTTTTTCCAAGCGCCCATCCCTCACCAAGAACCGCGCGCCGCTGCGCATCGCCTGCCACGGCGTGGTGCTCGCCTGCGCACTGCTGGCCGGCAATGCCATGGCCCAGAAGCCGCATCAGGGCGCGCTCGACGCGGCCACGCAGCAGAAGGACGAAGCGCTCAAGCTGCTGGAGCGCATGGTCAACATCGACTCCGGCTCGACCGTCACCGACGGGCTCGCCAAGGTCCGCGAGATCGCCGTCGAGGAGCTGCGCCAGCTCGGCGCGCGCATCGAGACCTTTCCGGCCGATCCGCACCCCGGCAGCAACGTGGTCGCCACGCTGACGGGGCAGGGCAAGAAGAAGATCCTGATCCTTGCCCACATCGACACCGTGTTCAAGGACGGCACCGCCGCGGCCAAGCCGTTCTATATCAAGGACGGCCGCGCCTACGGCCCTGGCGTGATGGACAACAAGGGCGGCGTCGTCGCCGGGCTGCAGGCGCTGAAGGTGCTGCAGAAGATCGGCTTCAAGGACTACGGCCAGATCACCTTCCTGATCGACACGAACGAGGAGATGGGCTCGGTCGGCACCACCGCGCTCATCGAGCGCGTGGCCAAGCAGCACGACGTGGCGCTGAACCTGGAGCCGGGCCGCCCGGCCGACGGCCTCGTGGTGGAGCGCAAGGGTTCGGCCACGGCGCTCGTCGAGGTGAAGGGCCTGGCTGCGCACGCGGGCGTCGCGCCCGAAACCGGCCGCAACGCCGCGATGGAAGTGGCGCACCAGGTGCTGCAGCTGTCCAAGACCGCGGACGCGGCAAAGAAGACCACGGTCAACTTCACCGTGCTCACGGCCAACGGCGCGACCAACGTGATTCCCGCGAGCGCGAGCGCCAAGGGCGATGTGCGCGTGGCCACGCCCGACGAGTTCGACCGCGTCGAGAAGGACCTCATCCGCATCTCGCAGAACAAGCTGATCCCCGACACCGAAGTGCGCGTGCGCCTCGTGCGCGGCCTGCCGCCGATGCCGCGTTCGCCTGCGTCGGACAAGCTGGTCGCGATGGCCGAGGACATCTACGCCGAGATCGGCAAGAAGCTCACCATCGAGAGCAGCGGCGGCGCGGCCGACGCGAGCCTGGTGGCGGGCGTGGGCGTGCCGGTGCTCGACGGCTTCGGCATCGTGGGTGGCGGCATCCACACGCCGGAGGAATACGCCGAGGTCGAGAGCGTGGTGCCGC